From Salvia splendens isolate huo1 chromosome 3, SspV2, whole genome shotgun sequence, a single genomic window includes:
- the LOC121796914 gene encoding uncharacterized protein LOC121796914: MEVIEELASNDEGWSNERSKVHRVASTTDHNPMSALSDKLDALTMKFDCMIMGKPSQEPQGSMEDVNYVNQGGNNRYYNNPRPNFHGGGYNQYGNTGHPNLSYENPNNALQPPTGFTVTDGVVNDPKKMTTEDILKSFMLQSNKLMEQNNQMMEKVEKDVQSIVTHLKFVDTQLSQIAQAVSMNHKPGQFPGQPNENSKGCMAIHLRNGKMYEGPSLSETTKDAILEPKAVVAEKLKGKITEQGDIGGTSGVKVPLPEALKQKTKKDEQFARFLDIFMKVHMNIPLIEALQQMPKYEKFLKEVIAQKTSWGQVDTINLTENCSALLQRKLPAKLKDPGSFTVDCLIGGYKVENALCDLGASINLMPLSVFKQMNIGTLKPTSATLQMADRSVVYPNGIVEDLLIKVGEFIFPSTLWSWTWKKTRESPCC; the protein is encoded by the coding sequence ATGGAAGTGATTGAGGAGCTCGCATCTAATGACGAAGGATGGAGCAACGAAAGGAGTAAGGTGCATAGAGTGGCTTCTACTACAGATCATAATCCTATGAGTGCCCTATCAGACAAGTTGGATGCGTTGACCATGAAATTTGATTGCATGATAATGGGGAAACCTTCTCAAGAGCCCCAAGGAAGTATGGAGGACGTGAACTATGTGAATCAAGGGGGCAACAACAGGTACTACAATAATCCACGCCCCAACTTTCATGGTGGAGGATATAATCAGTACGGGAACACGGGGCATCCCAATCTCTCTTATGAGAACCCCAATAATGCTCTGCAACCACCCACAGGGTTCACAGTTACTGATGGAGTGGTTAATGATCCGAAGAAGATGACCACAGAAGACATACTCAAGTCTTTCATGCTACAGTCCAACAAGCTCATGGAGCAGAACAATCAAATGATGGAGAAAGTTGAGAAAGATGTGCAAAGTATAGTCACCCATCTGAAGTTCGTAGACACACAGCTGAGCCAGATTGCTCAGGCTGTGAGTATGAACCACAAGCCTGGGCAGTTCCCAGGCCAGCCAAATGAGAATTCGAAAGGATGTATGGCCATCCATCTGAGGAATGGCAAGATGTATGAAGGCCCATCTCTGTCTGAGACCACGAAGGACGCTATTCTTGAGCCTAAGGCTGTCGTGGCAGAGAAACTGAAGGGCAAGATAACTGAACAAGGAGACATTGGAGGCACTTCTGGAGTGAAGGTGCCCTTACCTGAAGCACTGAAGCAGAAGACAAAGAAGGATGAGCAGTTTGCTCGATTCCTAGATATATTCATGAAGGTGCACATGAACATCCCACTGATTGAGGCACTACAGCAGATGCCGAAGTATGAGAAGTTTCTGAAGGAGGTGATAGCCCAGAAGACTAGTTGGGGGCAGGTAGACACTATTAATCTAACTGAAAATTGCAGTGCTCTGCTGCAAAGGAAACTGCCGGCCAAGCTGAAGGATCCTGGAAGTTTCACTGTCGACTGCCTCATTGGGGGCTATAAGGTGGAGAATGCTCTCTGCGATCTAGGTGCGAGCATTAATCTAATGCCACTATCGGTGTTCAAGCAAATGAACATTGGTACTTTGAAGCCCACCTCAGCCACACTACAGATGGCAGACAGATCTGTGGTGTATCCAAATGGCATCGTGGAAGACCTACTGATTAAGGTCggggaatttatttttccatcGACTTTATGGTCTTGGACATGGAAGAAGACAAGGGAGTCCCCCTGCTGCTAG